TTTACCCAACGGACATTCCAGGGGAGTAAGAGCCTGTTTGGCAGAGCTTCGGCTCCTCCAAAAATGGCTCCGGCCGTAGCTCCTCTGATGGAGCAGCTTCTCGGACGAAGCTGAAGCTGTTTTAAATAAACATTTGGCAAAATGGCTAAACTAGCTGTTAAAATACATAGAAAATATTAAATGACCACAATAcccttctttttttatttttcattgcacatatttattttttcttcctttctctctcccttatcCTTTCTCGCTTCTCCCCCCGATTCGCATCCTCTTCCGGCCTCCCTCCCCGCCCAACGCTGTCAGCATAATGAGGACGGGGGTTCCCATAACCCCGGACTTATGTGTGATTAAGGAAAGAGGGGCACGCCAACCGCATCAGCCGGCGATGTCAGCCTAGCGCAGCTGCGGGCCCCCAACAAGGACATCCACCCTCGAGAGGTGGGCGCCCACAAGGAGCGGGCCGGGCCTGACCCGGCGCGCGAAACCGGGGGAACGTTTATTTCCCCTCGAAAACACCCGCTTGGTAAAAAGATCTTAACCAGGCGGTTACGGCGCCTCGTCGTCGGACTCCATGCAGAGTCCGAGAGGGTGTGCGGCTTCCCCGTAAGAACATCATGATTACGGGGATGCCGTGCGCTCAGAAGATAAGACGATAGGCAGCGGACAACTTATCTCTAAGCTGCCCGTCCCATCGACCTAAGGATGGACAGTGATTGGGACCCACCATCGTTTaccgcgcccccgccgcggtAATAGACTAGAGCCACCCTAGGCGGCGCCCCGGGGTTTACCAGGGCCACCCACGGACAAGGAGGGTCCACGGGCCGGCCTCGGAGATCACCATGTAGCTGCATCAACGCAACCCCGGGCGCCCTCTGGGGCACCTCGGGAGCGCAGGGACCAGCCAGACTGCCCCGGGACACCCCGGACAAGAAGACCCGCCTGTCAGTGTCTATGGCCATCCCGGGACTCCCTGAGATCACCCTGGGGCGCCTATGACACTGGCGGGACCCAGAGACCTGCCACAATGGGCCCGACAAGGCGCCTGCCCGCTTGACAGAGGCAGGGGCAGCCTGGAAGACGGCGCCCACCATGCAAAAGGTGCGTTCACACCTATTAGAGAAGCAACAGAGAAGGCAGGTGTAGTCTATAAATAGAAGGATCTCAGGACATGTAAAGGGACCGATGCTTTCGGGACCTAAGGGATACACAGGTTCCGGGCTTAGACTTTCCAACTCGGGATCACCAAAGAACCAATCACAACACATACAGGACGTAGGATATTACGCCTCTGGGCGGCTTGAACCTGTCTAAAAACCATGGTCTCAATCCGCTTCCTTAAGGGAGATCCAGGCACGGTTTATACCCCTGGCCGAATCTCTAAACGGAGGTTCCCACGAATCCCTACTAGCGGTAATCACCCATCAGCTGGCGTGCCAGATAGGGGGTATAACGTGTAAGATTTCCTTTCTGCGAAGCTTGACCTCATAGGAATCCATGGCGGATCACTCTGACCGTTCCGACGGTGAGAGCGGCAACGAAGGTGCGCATCCGCGATGTGGGCACTCCAGTGCCCCTCCCCGTCTGAGGGCTGGGGGCTCGTCTACCATGATTCCGCCCGTCCGATGGGCGGTATCGCATgtcactgcgccgccgcggctcggtGCCCCAGGGGCCGAGTCCGGCAGGACAACATTGGCCAACGCCCGCGTTGCCTGGTTCCGAGCAGAAGCAGGGGGCCGTGCGGCGCTGCGAGGTCCGCCGGCTCGTAGCCGCCTCTGCCGCGGGAGCATTCCCCCTGGGGAAGCGCTTGCCGCGGCCCGTGCTTTGCTATGTCACCCTCCGCTGAGGGCAGGAGCGGGCACCCCTGAGGGAGAATGGCTCGATGAGCTGGCTAGCTTGGTGCGGAAGGCCGCGCCAGGACCCAAGGCGCAAAACTCTAGCACCACCCATGGGGAACCCATGGCGCAGCCACAGTGATCGGCTACCTACATCGGGGGAACCCCTGACCTCTGGTCTCACCTCAACACGGTGAGGGCCAGCGAGGACGCAAGCACCGCTCTGGAGAGAGCACGGGAGAGGCGGCACAAAGCCACCAACAAGCACACGTCATCTGGTGTGCCCACGGGCAACGACACCACCTCCAACAACGACATCGGCCCATACGGGGCCGGCTACCGGGCTTTCACGGCGGACTTGAGGCGGGTCGATTGGCCCACCAAGTTTCGACCAGATTTGCCCAAGAAGTACGACAGCACCATCGACCCGGAGGAGTTCCTCTAGATCTACACCTCCGCCATCCAGGCGGCAGGAAGAGGCCCCCAGGTCATGGCCAACTACTTCCATGTCGCCCTCAGGGGCACCGCTTGCTCATGGTTGATGAACCTCCCACCGTGATCCGTCAAATCCTGGGGGGAGCTGTGTGAGAAGTTCGTCACCAACTTCTCTGGGTCGTTCACCCGACCCGAAATTCGCGGCGACCTCCTCGCCGTCCGACAACACAAGGGCAAAACACTGCGACAGTGCATCCAGCGTTTCAGCCAGGTATGTAACACAATCCCCCGCATCTCGCCAGCCGTCGTCGCCATGACGTTCAGCGAGGGAGTCACCAACAAGCGGTTTGTGGGTAAGCTGAAACCGTCTCCGACTGTTCGCTATGGTGACAAATAcgcccgggaggccgaggcgtaTGCCAGGGTCGAGCGTCGGGGCACTCCCAAGGAGCCTCCGGCGCGTGACGGCCCGAAACCCGGCGCCAAGGCGAACAAACAGAAGGCTGCCGCTGCCCTGGCCACGGAGGGGCGCCCGAAGCCAGCTCCCAGGGGGAACCCTGTGGGTGGAGGAAGGAAACCCGCTCCCCCGCACTGGGACGGCGACAAATGGTGCGAACTCCACTCCACCTACCAGCACGACCTCACTGAGTGCCGCCTCATCAAGGACCTCACGGCGCGACGCCAGCGGGGCCGCGGCgaccatccccccccccccacccccgacGACCATGACGACCGCAACCAAGCTGGCCCAAGCGGGGCTGGCTTGGGCTTTCAGGAGCCACGGCACGCGGTCGCCACCAACTTCGGCGGGGTGAGTGCACCACTGTCCCAGAGGAGGGCCAAGCTCCTATAGAGGGAGGTCTGCGCAGCATCCCTGGTACCCAGGGGCTCCCAACCTCTCAAGTGGTCCAGAACTCCCGTCATCTTCGACCGGAGCGACCACCCCACCAACACGGCAGGGTGGGTCTTCTCCCTGTCGTCATGACGCCCACCATTTGCAACATCGCGGTTGGCAGGACCCTGGTGGACGGCGGAGCAGGCCTCAACCTGCTGTCGCCAGAAGTGTTTCGCAGGATGCAGATCGGGGAGCGCAAGCTCACCCCTTCTGCCCTGCTCTGCGGTGTGACCGACGGGAAGACCGTCCCGTTGGGGCAGATCGAGCTGCCTATCACATTCGGCGGAAGGGACAACTTCCGCCCGGAGAACATCACGTTCGACGTGGCGCATTTCGACCTCCTCTACAACGCCATACTTGGGCGCCCAGCactcgccaagttcatggccacgGTCCACTACGCCAACAACACCCTCAAGCTCCTCGGCCCGGCCGGGGTCATCTCCATCAAGGCTGACGTGAAGGGCTCGGTGCACTGCGTCGAGCGGCTCTATGAGGTGGTGGCGACCGCGTCTTCCGACGACGTGGAACACCCCGAGCCGTCCACCCATCCGTCGACGAAGCAGCGTCTATCTCCCGACAGCTGCGCCCTCACCAAGACGATCTGTCTTGGGGACGACACCGAGAAGACTGTCACCATAGGGGCAGAGCTAGGGGACAAATAGGAAAGCACGCTCATCACCTCCCTCCGGGCAGACATTGATGTGTTTTCGTGGAAACCGTCTGATGCGCCCGGGGTCCTCAAGGAGGTGATCGAGCGCCATTTCGCCGCGCACCATGGTGCAAGGCCGATTCAACGGAAGATCCGGAGACAGGCCCTTGAGAAGCAAGACTTCATCCGCATGCCCTTCGAGCTCGCGAACGCTGGTCCGACATTCCAACGGACCATGCGCATCTCCCTACGGGACCTGCAGTCCCACAATGTCGAGGCATACGACGACATTGTTGTCGAAAACCGGCAACAGGAAACCTCCCTGCTAGATCTGTCGGAAGCCTTCAACAGCCTGCACATCACCTCATGATGGTGATGCAGCAACACTACCAACATCTCTCTGAGTCGGGAGACCTAGCACTGCGCCGTCTTCCAAACAATCTATTAATAATTTATACATGAAGCACCaaaatatttgcataaatttcatgacaCAAAATTTATGCATAAATTGtactaaaaaaattatgcaCGTAGACTtttgttcataagttatgcaaaTAAAAAAGcataaataaaaacaaaaattatgTTCATAAGTTGTGTATTTATGAAATGTTATGAAGTAAAATATTAAAGAACAAAAAAtctaataaaaaagaaaagaaaaaccatGCTGGGATTCACGATCTGACTGTctgtttcatcaaaaaaaaacaatctaaTTGTctgccggctgctgctgctttagTTTGGTATGCATCACATGTGGCGTATGCGCGTCCGTGCAGACAGCGCGGTCTAGTCGGAAATCGAGCGCCCGCATGCCAGCCAACGCTCGCGCGTGGAATTGGATTTCCGGCGTCGGCTTGTGGAATCCTACAAGAATATGCCCTCCTCGTCGTTTCCCCGGAACCCAAGCCGGGAGAGACTATGATGCCAGCAGGAGTAATAATCAGCCGGCACCGGTCCATCTCTTGACTCTTGATGATTAAACTAATCATTTGTTTCAAAAAGATTAAACTAAACCATTTCTTCCCAAAAAGATTAAACTAAACCAAATCCATCTCCCAACCGACGGACAACTCGAGCCGAGCATGCACGCACGCCATCCTGATTCCTGGGGGCAGGAGCCCATCACACGAGCATTTCTTGCCCATTGCCTGCCCAGCATCTCAAGAGGATTTCGAGCACATCCTGATTGGGAGCATTTCTCTTGGTaccttgccaaaaaaaaaaaactcttggtTTTTTTTTGGCATTTTAGTTCGAGAGTTCAACTTGGGCCTGTTCCAGGCGTCGTAAGGTTGACAGGCTTAGCTGGGCCTTCATAGCTGGCATGAACTTGTATAATTGAGAGCCCACTATAAGAAGAGGCAGGCGTGCCGGTAAAGTTTGAGGTTTGGATGGGCCGTATGCCCGTATGGCCCGGTACCTCATAAAAAAAGGATCATTTTTGTGTCAACGGTTTGATTCCTTTCCAAACTTAAACCCAGTTTATCGGGAAAAAAAACTTAAAACTCAGAGATGTTGAACCAAACAGTAGTATAAGCAGCTGATAAATGTTAGAGGAACTTTTTTTTGCGATGAATGTGTTAGAGGAAATTTGATTGGTGCTATTTTACTCCTAGGATACACATGCACAATTACCACCAAGCCAATGTCCGCATCACCGCCTTCATCTAAACCCATCAATGACCAGTGGCCATAAAGCCCTAAATAAtcgctctgttcggctggctgtgacTGTTagttggtgctgatttatttTAAGAGAAAATACCGCTAGCTGGCTGCTGATTAGTGACTGATActaatttggtgtgagagaaaaatactattggctgGTTGGCTCCGTCTTCAAGTCCGCAGCTGCATAAATGGAGTGGCGCGCTGTGCTTGGTATTTCCCTATTTCTTTTGCAACACAATCTCTTTAGTTTGAGTGTGCACAGAGCTTTCCCAAAATCATTTGAGAAACAAATTGCTTGATTGTTTGGATTTCTGGTAAACCTCAGCTAAATTTCTACTCCCTTAAATCTAAATTATTGATCATTTTGCTTTTTATAGCGTACATTTGGGTGAAACAAAAGggcgatatatatatatatgtgtgtctagaaaaaaacaaaaccacCGATGATTTAAGATGGAAAAAATAAAACGATCACGACTTGATTTTGTGCACTGTTTCATCTCTCGCGTTCCTTTTACAACACAATATCCTATAAGATCTTGAGGGGAAATTTTGATTTCCTTCACATACAGAAAAATCCCATAAAGATTTTATAGGACTATTTTCTGTACTGCCAAGTTCGCGTGACTCACGGGCCCTGCAGAAAAATCATGTTCCTTGTTCTTCGGCCTACACAAAATGGCCGTTGGTGACAAGACACGAAAATAAAAGCCTGAAAACCCTATACCCTGTGAACATACTAGCTAGTAATTATATAGAGGAGCGTTTTTGTCCATTCCAACGGCAACAAGCTAGAGAGGATCAGCCCCGCCACAGTGTTTTCttttcacaccaaatcagcacagcTAGTCAATTagtcaacagtatttttctctcacgtcAGATCAGCCCAGACAGCAGCCAGCGGCCAGCCGAACGAGACAGAGTTTCGCTAGAGAGAGACAGAGGACGGACGATGTGAtctgttagaagcgacggcgaacaaaacgatgaaaaatagaaagatcaaactgcagaaagacacgaagatttaacgtggaaaacccctccaatgcgaagggtaaaaaccacgggcgccagccagcaagaacttcactatatcgggtgtttgtgtacaacgcctagcggcggcttacaagaggaataataggattgatatactccggtgaagcctatgggttagatatataggagagtcacgtggtctcctcaacttctactagcaatgtgggattaaaagtttgcaccacatgggccttaatgggccaagcccaaattccaacactctcccatcagaatttggatcacaatataacatactccaccttgagacaaattccttcttgtagcatatcaaaatcatcacctgaacacaacaaagaacagaacttctggcgccaaatagcctcttgggctaaactgtcaaaccaactaagcttgagcaaagctcaaacttagctacaggaactggtttaatcatcatatcagctggattatcatgagtactgatcttgcataccttcaatttaccttgtgaaataacatcacgaacataatggtacttgacatcaatatgctttgtcctttcatgaaacatctgatctttagtgaggcaaatagcactttgactgtcacagaatagatcaatgcaagaaccaactccacacagctcagtaaacaaacctttcagccaaactgtctccttgcacgcttcagcaatagccatatattctgcttctgtggtagacatagcaacaacaggctgcaaagtagccttccaactcacagcacaactgctaacagtgaacacataacctgtgagtgacctgcgcctatccaaatcagcagcataatctgaatccacataaccaatgagtccctgatcagttctcccaaacttcaaacaagaatctgccgttcctctgaggtacctgaaaatccactgaactgccttccagtgttctttaccaggattagacatgtatctgctaaccaaactcatagcatatgataaatctgggcgagagcaaaccatgacatacatcaaagaaccaacagcactagaatatgggacttttgacatgtattcaacatcctcctcagaactagggcactgagcagctgacattgctagtagaagttgaggagaccacgtgactctcctatatatctaacccataggcttcaccggagaatatcaatcctattattcctcttgtaagccgccgctaggcgttgtacacaaacacccgatatagtgaagttcttgctggctggcgcccgtggtttttacccttcgcattggaggggttttccacgttaaatcttcgtgtctttctgcggtttgatctttctatttttcatcgttttgttcgccgtcgcttctaacaagtggtaccagagccgtggtttcaagtttgggtttcgtgatggcgtcgatgaagtatgatctaccgatgttggactacaagacaaggttctcgctgtggcaagtcaagatgagagctattctggcgcaaaccaatgatcttgatgaggcgctggaaaaattcgggaagaaaaagaaggatgagtggaccgatgaggagaagcgcaaggaccgtaaggctctttctcttattcagcttcatctatctaatgatattctacaagaagtgctgcagaaaaagactgctgcagaattgtggctaaaactggaatcgatctgcatgtcgaaggatcttaccagtaaattgcatatgaagttgaagctgtacacgcttaagatgcaggagggtgattcggtgatgggtcacctatctgtctttaaggagatcgttgctgacctagggtcgatggaggttaagtatgaagatgaggacttaggtcttcttttattatgctctttgccaagttcttatgcaagtttccgtgacaccatactattaagccgtgatgaactaacccttgcggaagtttgtgaggcactccagtctaaggagaagatgaaaggcatggtgcagacagatggctcgtcctctaggggcgacgctttgcatgtcagaggcagatcagagcaaagatcctcaagtgataacaacgatcgtggcaagagcaatgacggtagaggccgctcccagtccaaaggtcccaagaagaaattctgtaagtattgcaagaagaaatctcatatgattgaggattgctggaaattgcagaataaggagaagaagaaaaataaatctgatggtaaggctagtgttgcttctgctggtgaaaactctgagtcagattgtttggttgtctttgctggttgtgttgctggtcatgatgagtggattcttgattctgcatgttcttttcatatctgcactaatagagattggttcagttcctatgagtctttgcagaacggtgattttgtgcgcatgggagatgataacccgtgtgagattattggcattggctctgttcagatcaagacccatgatggcatgattcgCATACTAAAGAATGTAAGGCACATACCAGgaatgaaaagaaatctgatctcgttgagcacacttgataaagaaggactcaaatacaccggttcaggtggagttgtgaaggtatctaaaggttctcttttatgtttgctgggtgatctcaatccttcaaatttatatgttctcagaggttgtactttgcatggttctgtttctgctgctaatgttgctaatgctgaacctagtaagactgacctttggcatatgcgtcttggacacatgagtgaactcggtatggcagaattgatgaagagaaacctgctggatggctgcattctgagtggcaagaagttctgtgagcattgtgtatttggtaagcataagagggtcaaattcaatacctctgttcataccacaaaaggtacacttgattatgttcatgctgatttgtggggtccttcacgtaagccttcatatggtggtgctcgttatatgcttaccattattgatgattactctagaagagtctggccttattttctgaaaagcaaagatggtacttttgctgcttttatagaatggaaagttatgatagaaaggcaaactgagaagaaggtcaaggtgcttcgaactgataatggtggagagttctgttcggatgttttttgatgattattgcagaaaagaaggcattgttaggcatcacaccataccatacactcctcagcagaatggtgtggccgagcgtatgaacaggactatcatctcgaaggctcgttgcatgctgtccaatgcccatatgaacaagcgtttttgggctgaggctgctaatacagcatgttatttgatcaacagatcgccttctattccactcaacaagaagactcctattgaggtatggtctggtacacctgcagattattcacacttgagagtttttggctgcactgcttatgctcatgttgataatggaaaattagagcctagagctattaaatgtctgtttcttggttatggttcgggagtcaaaggatataaattgtggaatcctgaaactagaaagacttttatgagcagaagtgttgttttcaatgaatctgtgatgtttactgacagtttgtccacagatgatgctttagttgagaaattgcagtcacaagttagtgtgcaggtggagcttatggatgaccaggaaaatgaagttgttggtaatgatgtttcagatagtgttcctgatactgttcagcactcacctccagtttcacagtctgatttgcagcatgaggaggatgtagatttacctattgctcttcgcagatcaaagaggagttgtggacctccaaaccgtttaattgagaagtgtaatctgacttattatgctttgagttgtgctgaacaGGTGGAGGATGCTAGTGAGCCAGCAACATATTCTGAAGCCATTGATTCAGTTGATAAGGAGAAGTGGATCTTAGC
The genomic region above belongs to Panicum virgatum strain AP13 chromosome 8N, P.virgatum_v5, whole genome shotgun sequence and contains:
- the LOC120685008 gene encoding uncharacterized protein LOC120685008, yielding MTPTICNIAVGRTLVDGGAGLNLLSPEVFRRMQIGERKLTPSALLCGVTDGKTVPLGQIELPITFGGRDNFRPENITFDVAHFDLLYNAILGRPALAKFMATVHYANNTLKLLGPAGVISIKADVKGSVHCVERLYEVVATASSDDVEHPEPSTHPSTKQRLSPDSCALTKTICLGDDTEKTVTIGAELGDK